A window of the Gemmatirosa kalamazoonensis genome harbors these coding sequences:
- a CDS encoding FG-GAP repeat domain-containing protein, which yields MLRFPPAYGVTSMQVTDVNGDGSPDIVLTNGDAGDYPAPVKPYHGVRIFLNDGAGKFAERYFFPMPGAFKAIARDFDGDGDVDVAAIAFYPDYASGHPLSFVYLENTGGLHFTAHTFPDADRGRWLTMDAGDVDGDGDVDLVLGSFAQLDALGDERGVAARWRRPDAPTLLVLENTGSRRRP from the coding sequence GTGCTCCGCTTCCCGCCGGCGTACGGCGTGACGTCGATGCAGGTCACCGACGTGAACGGCGACGGCAGCCCGGACATCGTGCTCACGAACGGCGACGCCGGCGACTATCCCGCGCCCGTCAAGCCGTACCACGGCGTGCGCATCTTCCTGAACGACGGCGCCGGGAAATTCGCCGAGCGATACTTTTTCCCGATGCCGGGGGCGTTCAAGGCCATCGCGCGCGACTTCGATGGCGACGGCGACGTGGACGTCGCGGCGATCGCGTTCTACCCCGACTACGCGTCGGGCCATCCGCTGTCGTTCGTCTACCTCGAGAACACCGGCGGCCTGCACTTCACCGCCCACACCTTCCCCGACGCCGACCGCGGGCGGTGGCTCACGATGGACGCCGGCGACGTCGACGGCGACGGCGACGTGGATCTCGTGCTCGGCTCGTTCGCGCAGCTCGACGCGCTGGGCGACGAGCGCGGCGTCGCCGCGCGCTGGCGCCGGCCGGACGCGCCGACGCTCCTCGTGCTCGAGAACACAGGCTCGCGTCGGAGACCCTGA
- a CDS encoding VOC family protein → MTRLEHTALWTRDLERARAFYERWFGATAGAPYASATTRGFRSYFVTFPDGGARLELMTVPELADAAGAPAVGWAHVALSLGSREAVDALAARMAAAGVPVVSAPRTTGDGYYEAVVRDPDGNLVEIVA, encoded by the coding sequence ATGACACGCCTGGAACACACGGCACTCTGGACGCGCGACCTCGAGCGGGCGCGCGCGTTCTACGAGCGGTGGTTCGGCGCGACGGCCGGCGCGCCGTACGCGAGCGCCACGACGCGCGGCTTCCGATCGTACTTCGTCACGTTCCCCGACGGCGGCGCACGGCTCGAGCTCATGACCGTGCCCGAGCTCGCGGACGCGGCAGGCGCGCCGGCGGTCGGCTGGGCGCACGTCGCGCTGTCGCTCGGCTCGCGCGAGGCGGTCGATGCGCTCGCCGCGCGGATGGCGGCGGCCGGGGTGCCGGTGGTCTCGGCGCCGCGCACGACCGGCGACGGCTACTACGAGGCGGTGGTGCGCGATCCCGACGGGAACCTGGTGGAGATCGTCGCCTGA
- a CDS encoding DUF1579 family protein produces MAIDESETPPIRGPQHDALAVFLGRWRAEGDSYGGPSQSPDDPRGAVAPWVSTHTARWHTGEFFVVQDERAVVGGAPFDTLSVLGVDQATGHHFARTFENHGFHRHYDVTVDGRVWTFTGLRERARVELSDDGRTQTITWEWRPHDRWLPLCDRVARRED; encoded by the coding sequence ATGGCGATCGACGAGAGCGAGACCCCACCGATCCGCGGTCCGCAGCACGACGCGCTCGCCGTCTTCCTCGGCCGGTGGCGCGCCGAGGGCGACTCGTACGGCGGACCCTCCCAGTCGCCCGACGATCCGAGGGGGGCGGTCGCGCCGTGGGTCAGCACGCACACGGCGCGCTGGCACACCGGCGAGTTCTTCGTCGTGCAGGACGAGCGCGCGGTCGTCGGCGGCGCGCCGTTCGACACGCTGAGCGTGCTCGGCGTCGACCAGGCGACGGGCCACCACTTCGCGCGCACCTTCGAGAACCACGGCTTTCACCGCCACTACGACGTCACCGTCGACGGGCGCGTGTGGACGTTCACCGGGCTGCGCGAGCGCGCGCGCGTGGAGCTGAGCGACGACGGACGCACGCAGACCATCACGTGGGAGTGGCGGCCGCACGACCGGTGGCTCCCGCTGTGCGACCGCGTCGCGCGACGCGAGGACTGA
- a CDS encoding amidohydrolase, whose product MTDRRTRREFLGLTALAAVGSPRALRAAPAAFVDRSIDPDLVLFNAKVHTMDAALPTAEAFAVRGGRFVAVGRSADVRSLAGPRTRAIDAKGMTVVPGFIDCHNHAGGTTLLYEVLVGNPFEVEFVTIDSIVEKLRARARETPPGTWVAGYFHDDTKLKDGRPLTVRDLDRVSTEHPVVVNHRGGHTSFYNTTAFELAHVGRDTPNPPGGTFDRDASGALNGRVTDRARAVFANVGRRPTYGPAEAARRERDGLAHISKQFARYGLTSVHHEGGDLAALQDVRARGDLHHRVSYEASGRVLDAMLASGILTGFGDEWIRFGATSEHTVDGSFSERTMAMSVPYAGTTYKGNVTETQAELDAWVERVHRAGIQVNCHANGDVAIDMYLTAFERAQRAFPRADARPKITHCTLVNADLVRRMKALGAVPAMFTTYAYYNTDKFPFYGAELMTRCMAFRTMLDAGIRAAAGSDFSPGPFAPLMGIQGMVMRTGWDGTTWGANQRVTVDEAIRINTLHGAWASKEEALKGSIAAGKLADFVVLADDPHAVPAEKIKDVAIVRTVVGGETTYEA is encoded by the coding sequence ATGACCGACCGACGGACCCGCAGAGAGTTCCTCGGCCTCACCGCGCTCGCCGCCGTCGGATCGCCTCGCGCGCTCCGCGCGGCACCGGCCGCGTTCGTCGACCGCAGCATCGATCCGGACCTCGTGCTGTTCAACGCGAAGGTCCACACGATGGACGCGGCGCTGCCGACGGCGGAGGCGTTCGCGGTGCGCGGCGGCCGCTTCGTCGCCGTGGGACGCTCGGCCGACGTGCGCTCGCTCGCCGGACCGCGCACGCGCGCGATCGACGCGAAGGGCATGACCGTGGTGCCCGGGTTCATCGACTGCCACAACCACGCCGGCGGCACGACGCTGCTCTACGAGGTGCTCGTCGGCAATCCGTTCGAGGTGGAGTTCGTCACCATCGACAGCATCGTGGAGAAGCTGCGCGCCCGCGCGCGCGAGACGCCGCCGGGCACCTGGGTGGCGGGCTACTTCCACGACGACACGAAGCTGAAGGACGGCCGACCGCTCACCGTGCGCGACCTCGACCGCGTGTCCACCGAGCACCCGGTCGTCGTGAACCACCGCGGCGGGCACACGTCGTTCTACAACACGACGGCGTTCGAGCTCGCGCACGTCGGGCGCGACACGCCGAACCCGCCCGGCGGCACGTTCGACCGCGACGCGAGCGGCGCGCTGAACGGGCGTGTCACCGACCGCGCACGCGCCGTGTTCGCCAACGTCGGCCGACGCCCCACGTACGGCCCCGCCGAGGCCGCGCGCCGCGAGCGCGACGGGCTCGCGCACATCTCCAAGCAGTTCGCGCGCTACGGCCTCACCAGCGTGCACCACGAAGGGGGCGACCTCGCCGCGCTGCAGGACGTGCGCGCGCGCGGCGACCTGCACCACCGCGTGAGCTACGAGGCGAGCGGCCGCGTGCTCGACGCGATGCTCGCGAGCGGCATCCTGACCGGCTTCGGCGACGAGTGGATCCGGTTCGGCGCGACGTCGGAGCACACGGTCGACGGCTCGTTCTCCGAGCGCACGATGGCGATGAGCGTGCCGTACGCGGGGACGACGTACAAGGGAAACGTCACCGAGACGCAGGCCGAGCTCGACGCGTGGGTGGAGCGCGTGCACCGCGCCGGCATCCAGGTGAACTGCCACGCGAACGGCGACGTGGCGATCGACATGTACCTCACCGCGTTCGAGCGCGCGCAGCGGGCGTTCCCGCGCGCCGACGCGCGCCCCAAGATCACGCACTGCACGCTCGTGAACGCCGACCTCGTACGCCGCATGAAAGCGCTCGGCGCCGTCCCGGCGATGTTCACGACGTACGCGTACTACAACACCGACAAGTTCCCGTTCTACGGTGCGGAGCTCATGACGCGGTGCATGGCCTTTCGGACGATGCTCGACGCCGGCATCAGGGCCGCCGCCGGCTCGGACTTCTCGCCCGGGCCGTTCGCGCCGCTCATGGGGATCCAGGGGATGGTGATGCGCACCGGGTGGGACGGCACGACGTGGGGCGCGAACCAGCGCGTGACGGTCGACGAGGCGATCCGCATCAACACGCTCCACGGCGCGTGGGCGTCGAAGGAGGAAGCGCTCAAGGGATCGATCGCCGCGGGCAAGCTCGCCGACTTCGTGGTGCTCGCGGACGACCCGCACGCCGTCCCGGCGGAGAAGATCAAGGACGTCGCGATCGTCCGGACGGTGGTCGGCGGGGAGACGACGTACGAGGCATGA